In the Flagellimonas sp. MMG031 genome, one interval contains:
- a CDS encoding outer membrane lipoprotein-sorting protein, with amino-acid sequence MKALKLTITLIAVALAMPLQAQTADEIIENYFENTGGLDNWKNLEGIKMTAKVNQGGMEIPLEIYNLKDGRQMTKITFQGKEIKQGVFDGETLWSHNFMTMKAEKSDAEETSNFKLNTNDFPDSFIDYKEKGYTVELLGTETIDGTETFKIKLVKEPITIDGTQQDDVSYYFFDKDNFVPIAMQSEIKSGPAKGQVSEVTMSDYQEVNGMYFPFSMTQGVKDGQAQPITIDSIELNPAIADTEFAFPDEVGETEKK; translated from the coding sequence ATGAAAGCGTTAAAATTAACCATTACACTTATCGCTGTTGCCCTGGCCATGCCGCTTCAGGCGCAAACTGCGGATGAAATCATTGAAAATTATTTTGAGAACACGGGTGGACTCGACAATTGGAAAAATTTAGAGGGCATCAAAATGACCGCCAAAGTGAACCAAGGCGGTATGGAAATTCCTTTGGAAATCTATAATCTAAAAGATGGTCGCCAAATGACGAAAATTACCTTTCAGGGTAAGGAAATCAAACAAGGAGTATTTGATGGAGAAACGCTCTGGAGCCATAATTTTATGACCATGAAAGCGGAAAAATCGGATGCTGAGGAAACCTCCAATTTTAAACTGAACACCAACGACTTTCCCGATTCCTTTATTGACTACAAAGAAAAAGGGTACACCGTTGAGCTTCTTGGCACCGAAACTATCGATGGAACGGAGACCTTCAAGATAAAATTGGTTAAAGAACCCATTACCATTGATGGTACGCAACAGGATGATGTTTCGTATTACTTTTTTGACAAGGATAATTTTGTGCCCATCGCAATGCAGTCCGAAATTAAATCAGGACCAGCTAAAGGACAGGTTAGCGAGGTAACCATGAGCGATTATCAAGAAGTAAATGGCATGTACTTTCCGTTTTCCATGACACAGGGCGTAAAGGATGGTCAAGCGCAGCCTATCACCATTGACAGCATCGAACTCAACCCTGCCATTGCAGATACTGAATTTGCTTTCCCAGATGAAGTGGGCGAGACTGAAAAAAAATAA
- a CDS encoding glycoside hydrolase family 15 protein gives MDNLNYGIIGNCRSAALISKEGSIDWCCLPQFDSTSIFAKLLDEQKGGSFEVHPKGDYSVEQEYYRNTAILITRFTEGDNVFEVHDFMPRHHKMNGKYKAQPEIIRYIKHVSGSPKFTVNYDPKLEYGLGETKHYVKEDFIASLTHKLKYDTLFLYTSFDKEAVLAGDEIVLQEDGYFLICYNEKIIKPTTDTMGLELERTKVYWLDWAAKTPDYQKFKDEIIRSAITLKMLTYDKTGAVLAAATTSLPETIGEVRNWDYRFCWIRDASMVIKVVSELGHKNSAKRYLQFIIDLMPDKDEKLQIMYGINKEKTLTERTLAHFDGYKGSKPVRIGNAAYKQRQNDIYGILMDVIYEQLRNFSNDIENVEELWSITKGIVWIVGKHWEEPDKGIWEFRGEDKHFTFSKVLCWVALDRAIKVAQMFGKARKLERWVALEQKIKKDIHDNAWNSDINAFVQSYGSRHLDASVLLMEPYGFIHAKDPKYVNTVKAIEEGLSNDGLLYRYKNEDDFGLPSSSFTICTFWFINALFKIGEEEKALEHFERLLGYSNHLGLFSEDIDFKTKRLLGNFPQAYSHLALIECAINFSTKQKDEKILESIG, from the coding sequence ATGGACAACTTGAATTACGGAATTATAGGAAATTGCAGAAGCGCGGCATTGATTTCCAAAGAAGGCTCCATAGACTGGTGCTGTTTGCCGCAGTTTGACTCTACTTCGATATTTGCCAAGCTGTTGGATGAACAAAAAGGCGGCAGTTTTGAGGTGCATCCCAAAGGGGATTATTCCGTGGAACAGGAGTATTACCGCAACACTGCCATTCTCATTACGCGTTTTACCGAGGGTGACAATGTTTTTGAGGTGCACGACTTTATGCCGCGCCACCATAAAATGAACGGAAAATACAAGGCGCAGCCCGAGATTATCCGTTATATCAAGCATGTGTCGGGCTCTCCAAAATTTACGGTCAACTACGACCCCAAGTTGGAATACGGACTGGGAGAGACCAAGCATTATGTGAAGGAGGACTTTATCGCCAGTCTTACCCATAAATTGAAGTACGATACGCTTTTTCTATATACATCTTTTGATAAAGAGGCTGTTTTGGCCGGTGACGAAATCGTGTTGCAGGAGGATGGTTACTTTTTGATATGCTACAACGAAAAAATCATTAAGCCTACCACCGATACCATGGGATTGGAACTGGAACGAACCAAGGTGTATTGGTTGGATTGGGCCGCAAAAACTCCCGATTACCAGAAATTCAAGGATGAAATCATCCGTAGTGCCATTACCCTAAAAATGCTGACTTACGACAAAACAGGAGCGGTTTTGGCAGCAGCCACCACTTCCTTGCCCGAGACCATTGGTGAAGTAAGGAATTGGGACTATCGTTTTTGTTGGATTCGGGATGCTTCCATGGTGATCAAAGTGGTTTCGGAGCTGGGGCACAAGAATTCAGCCAAGCGTTATCTGCAGTTTATCATTGATTTGATGCCCGACAAGGACGAAAAACTTCAGATCATGTATGGCATCAACAAGGAAAAAACCTTAACGGAACGGACACTGGCCCATTTTGATGGGTATAAAGGCTCCAAACCCGTCCGTATTGGAAATGCAGCTTATAAACAGCGTCAAAATGATATTTATGGCATTTTGATGGATGTGATCTACGAACAGTTGCGCAATTTCAGTAACGATATTGAAAATGTGGAGGAGCTTTGGAGCATTACCAAAGGTATTGTTTGGATCGTGGGCAAACACTGGGAGGAGCCAGACAAAGGTATTTGGGAATTCCGAGGTGAGGACAAACACTTCACTTTTTCCAAAGTATTGTGCTGGGTGGCGCTGGACAGGGCCATAAAGGTGGCTCAAATGTTCGGTAAGGCCCGAAAATTGGAACGATGGGTAGCCCTCGAACAGAAAATTAAGAAAGACATTCACGATAACGCCTGGAACAGTGACATCAATGCTTTCGTGCAAAGCTATGGTTCCCGACACTTGGATGCTTCGGTTCTTTTAATGGAGCCCTACGGGTTTATTCATGCCAAGGACCCAAAGTACGTAAACACCGTTAAAGCAATCGAAGAGGGATTGAGCAACGACGGTTTGCTGTACCGATATAAGAACGAGGATGACTTTGGATTACCCTCGTCCTCTTTTACCATTTGTACCTTTTGGTTCATCAACGCCCTGTTCAAAATAGGGGAAGAGGAGAAGGCCTTGGAACACTTTGAACGTTTGTTGGGCTACAGTAATCATTTGGGACTCTTTAGTGAGGATATCGATTTTAAGACCAAACGTTTGTTGGGCAATTTCCCGCAAGCATATTCACACTTGGCATTGATTGAATGTGCAATCAACTTTTCCACCAAACAGAAGGACGAAAAAATATTGGAATCCATCGGGTAG
- a CDS encoding bifunctional alpha,alpha-trehalose-phosphate synthase (UDP-forming)/trehalose-phosphatase, whose translation MAKTIIISNRLPVQLQISNGSLTAIPSVGGLATGMKSVHSGGESLWIGWSGLTDEETPEELEDEIDEALKEHGCAKVKLNSDEIDGFYYGFSNRTIWPLFHYFLKYSEFELNFWDTYKAVNQKFADAIIENSDEDDTIWVHDYQLMLVPQMVREKRPNTTIGFFLHIPFPSFEIFRTLPWREEILEGLLGSDLIGFHTYDYERHFLSSVRRLIGLDVSFNEIYLENRVIKVDSFPMGIDYKKFRDAAVLHDSKSMEERSDLQLRLDNHKASAPDTKLILSIDRLDYSKGIAKRINAFEYFLQKYPEYKEKVRLIILAVPSRSNVPQYQLLKREVDELVGRINGELSTVNWTPIWYFYRSLPFESLIDLYTSSDIAWLTPLRDGMNLVAKEYIATRTDKSGVLILSEMAGSAYEMNEALLINPNNFEQQADTLKQAFNMPLDEQIARNTFLQKRLERYNVEVWANEFMNALKENRDLGKAFISEKMSSEILISIEEAYAKSKKRLLFLDYDGTLADFHKDPQQASPDDELYELLDALNQQENTTVFLISGRDKQTFGRWFLPKNYNMIVEHGVWISRNGEEFKMLEQVKGEWMKKIRPVLESFVDRTPGSFIEEKNYSLAWHYRNTDPDFGTKRATELNTVLRSLIGNDDISVLNGNKVMEIKSSNVNKGRAATRMLSEDDYDFVFAIGDDWTDEFMFQELPDSAITVKVGLKKTQAKYHVESTKKVRELLKRFTRP comes from the coding sequence ATGGCCAAAACTATCATAATCTCAAATCGACTACCCGTTCAATTACAAATTAGCAATGGAAGCCTTACCGCAATTCCGAGCGTTGGAGGATTGGCCACGGGAATGAAATCCGTACACAGCGGAGGGGAAAGTCTCTGGATCGGTTGGTCCGGCCTTACCGACGAGGAAACACCGGAAGAGCTGGAAGATGAAATTGATGAGGCCCTAAAGGAACATGGTTGCGCCAAGGTAAAGCTCAACTCAGATGAAATAGACGGGTTTTATTATGGATTCAGCAACCGGACCATTTGGCCGTTGTTCCATTATTTTTTGAAGTATTCGGAGTTTGAACTCAACTTTTGGGATACCTACAAGGCCGTAAACCAAAAATTCGCCGACGCCATTATCGAAAATTCGGACGAAGACGACACCATTTGGGTGCACGATTACCAATTGATGCTGGTCCCGCAGATGGTCCGTGAAAAACGCCCCAACACCACCATTGGCTTCTTTTTGCACATTCCCTTCCCATCCTTTGAGATTTTCCGGACCTTGCCTTGGCGTGAAGAAATTTTGGAAGGTTTATTGGGGTCCGACCTCATTGGATTCCATACCTACGATTACGAAAGACACTTTTTAAGTTCCGTTCGCAGACTTATTGGTTTGGATGTGAGCTTCAATGAGATTTATCTGGAAAACAGGGTGATCAAAGTGGACTCCTTCCCCATGGGCATCGATTACAAAAAGTTTAGGGACGCTGCTGTTCTTCACGATTCCAAAAGCATGGAAGAGCGAAGCGATCTACAGTTGCGTTTGGATAACCACAAAGCATCGGCACCGGACACCAAATTGATCCTCTCCATAGACCGTTTGGATTACAGTAAGGGAATCGCCAAGCGTATCAATGCCTTTGAGTATTTCCTTCAAAAGTATCCGGAGTACAAAGAAAAGGTCCGGTTGATTATTTTGGCCGTACCGTCCCGCTCCAACGTTCCACAATATCAATTGTTGAAAAGAGAGGTGGATGAACTGGTAGGTCGCATCAACGGTGAACTCTCCACCGTGAACTGGACACCTATTTGGTATTTTTACCGTTCCCTTCCTTTTGAAAGTTTGATCGATCTGTACACCTCTAGTGACATTGCCTGGCTTACCCCGCTTCGGGATGGAATGAACTTGGTGGCCAAGGAATATATTGCCACCCGAACGGATAAATCCGGGGTGTTGATCTTGAGCGAAATGGCCGGCTCCGCCTACGAAATGAACGAAGCCCTCCTCATCAACCCGAATAATTTTGAACAACAGGCAGATACGCTAAAGCAGGCCTTCAATATGCCCTTGGACGAGCAGATTGCCCGAAACACCTTTCTCCAAAAACGATTGGAACGTTACAATGTTGAGGTGTGGGCCAATGAGTTTATGAATGCACTAAAAGAGAATCGCGACTTGGGAAAAGCTTTCATTTCCGAAAAAATGTCATCCGAAATATTGATATCCATAGAAGAGGCCTACGCCAAATCAAAAAAGCGATTGCTGTTCTTGGATTACGACGGCACCCTCGCAGATTTTCACAAGGACCCACAGCAAGCTTCCCCCGACGATGAACTGTATGAACTGTTGGACGCCCTGAATCAGCAGGAAAACACTACAGTATTTTTGATCAGCGGAAGGGACAAGCAAACCTTTGGCCGCTGGTTTTTGCCCAAAAACTACAACATGATCGTGGAGCATGGGGTGTGGATTTCCAGAAATGGGGAAGAATTTAAAATGCTGGAACAGGTAAAGGGCGAGTGGATGAAAAAAATACGTCCAGTGTTGGAATCCTTCGTGGACCGGACACCGGGCTCCTTTATTGAAGAAAAAAACTATTCATTGGCCTGGCATTATCGAAACACCGACCCTGATTTTGGCACCAAGCGGGCAACGGAACTCAATACGGTATTGCGAAGTTTGATCGGCAATGACGATATTAGCGTTTTGAACGGGAACAAGGTCATGGAAATCAAAAGCAGCAATGTGAACAAAGGGCGGGCCGCTACCAGAATGTTGAGCGAGGACGACTACGACTTTGTCTTTGCCATTGGGGATGACTGGACCGATGAATTCATGTTCCAAGAACTACCCGATTCTGCCATTACGGTAAAAGTGGGACTGAAGAAAACCCAGGCCAAGTACCATGTGGAGAGCACCAAAAAGGTAAGGGAACTTTTAAAACGATTTACACGACCATGA
- a CDS encoding nuclear transport factor 2 family protein — translation MMRALVLFCFLCSIHGWSQMETEVYLFDLDMSNGKPVLSNPKNISNNPGYDNQPSFWDDDHVLFASTREGQTDVLQFNVSEGSTSSWLTYTTTGSEYSPLRIPGKRAISAIRLDVDGLQRLYEYDLKNSTSEPLSELKIGYHVWFDKEVLVTTVLVQNRMDLVVIDLEQGTHTTVFQNVGRSLHRIPGSDLVSFISKKNANWEIRSLDPATGDTKKIADTFGQQEDICWLNGQTILTGAGKRLLTLDVEADDADWETVMSFGLEEINNISRIAISPNGKRLAFVAEDSPVKIIQKQVEAFNSRNLDAFVSCYTENVEVRRFPNEKMYQGTDNMRENYERFFENVKQSSVEVVNRIVLGNTIIDEEKTMVDGREGHQVAIYKVENGRIASMTFVFPDGPLTDAETIVQEQLEAYNNRDIDAFADTYAEGIELYSFPNSLNSKGKSKLTQQYSTFFDNTPDLHCEIQNRIVIGNKVIDHESVTVNGRIIEAIAIYEVENGEIVKVTFIQ, via the coding sequence ATGATGAGAGCATTAGTGCTTTTTTGCTTCCTGTGTTCCATCCATGGATGGTCGCAAATGGAGACAGAGGTCTATCTGTTTGACCTCGATATGAGCAACGGAAAGCCTGTTTTGAGCAATCCGAAAAACATTTCCAATAATCCGGGTTATGACAACCAACCCTCTTTTTGGGATGATGACCACGTCCTTTTTGCCTCCACACGCGAAGGTCAAACGGATGTGCTTCAATTCAATGTGAGCGAAGGCAGTACCTCTTCATGGTTGACCTATACCACAACGGGCAGCGAATATTCTCCTCTTCGTATTCCTGGAAAAAGGGCCATTTCCGCCATTCGGCTGGATGTGGACGGACTGCAACGGCTGTATGAGTATGACCTCAAAAATAGCACCTCCGAACCGCTTTCGGAATTAAAAATCGGTTACCATGTTTGGTTTGACAAGGAAGTGTTGGTCACAACGGTTTTGGTACAAAACCGTATGGATTTGGTGGTCATCGACCTAGAACAAGGCACCCATACGACCGTTTTTCAAAACGTGGGGCGATCCTTGCACCGAATACCGGGTAGTGATTTAGTCAGCTTTATCAGTAAAAAGAACGCCAATTGGGAAATACGATCTCTAGACCCCGCAACTGGTGATACTAAAAAAATAGCGGACACCTTTGGACAGCAAGAGGATATTTGTTGGTTGAACGGACAAACAATACTGACCGGGGCCGGCAAAAGACTGTTGACATTGGATGTGGAGGCTGATGATGCCGATTGGGAGACCGTAATGTCCTTCGGATTGGAGGAAATCAACAACATCAGTCGTATAGCGATAAGTCCCAATGGCAAACGGCTCGCGTTTGTGGCAGAGGATTCCCCAGTGAAAATTATCCAAAAACAGGTAGAGGCCTTTAACAGCAGAAACTTGGATGCATTTGTGTCCTGCTACACCGAAAATGTGGAAGTGCGGCGCTTTCCCAACGAAAAAATGTACCAAGGCACGGACAACATGCGTGAGAACTATGAACGCTTCTTCGAAAACGTGAAACAATCGAGCGTGGAAGTCGTGAATCGTATCGTTCTCGGAAACACAATAATTGATGAGGAAAAGACGATGGTCGATGGCAGGGAAGGTCATCAAGTGGCCATTTACAAAGTGGAGAACGGGCGTATCGCTTCGATGACGTTTGTCTTTCCCGATGGGCCCCTGACCGATGCGGAAACCATTGTTCAAGAGCAATTGGAAGCCTACAACAACCGTGATATCGATGCTTTTGCCGACACCTATGCTGAAGGCATTGAACTCTATAGTTTTCCAAACTCCCTTAACTCGAAAGGCAAATCCAAATTAACACAGCAATACAGCACATTCTTTGACAACACACCCGATTTACACTGTGAAATTCAGAATAGAATCGTTATCGGAAACAAAGTAATCGATCACGAATCGGTAACTGTCAACGGAAGAATTATCGAGGCGATTGCCATTTATGAAGTTGAAAATGGCGAAATTGTCAAAGTTACCTTTATTCAATAA